From Penaeus chinensis breed Huanghai No. 1 chromosome 43, ASM1920278v2, whole genome shotgun sequence, a single genomic window includes:
- the LOC125048380 gene encoding UDP-glycosyltransferase UGT5-like, translating into MAAPLTVIRESFDVCLRTLGSPEVQGLLEEEFEVVLLSSFFSDCYLAVVHQLKVPFIYVSPLGLVGPQADLAGNPTFPSFCVAPVFTFEHPLTFTQRLVSAVGEVAASAIFRYGIGYVSDWKCRKSGLCPDDMPAVNEMRLNSSLVILNSVKNLETPVRPYVPGVIHAGGIHCREARPLPEVRYRRVLVNVFGSLRQRVLWKWDVDSMVDLPPNVRLGKWLPQQDILSHPKLRLFITHGGLLSTLESTYHGTPVLGIPVFGDQVGNMMEVQRQGWGRTLRWGEFDEELLRETIYSIMDNPKYQLYNVDVWATVTVLFCVLIYAIVRTFCFCIRRIRKLKRD; encoded by the exons ATGGCCGCCCCTCTCACGGTCATCAGGGAGTCCTTCGACGTCTGCCTCAGGACCCTAGGATCTCCCGAAGTCCAGGGCCTCCTGGAGGAAGAGTTCGAGGTGGTGcttctgtcttccttcttctcggACTGTTACTTGGCGGTGGTTCATCAGCTGAAG GTTCCATTCATCTACGTGTCGCCTCTGGGACTCGTCGGCCCCCAGGCTGACTTAGCAGGGAACCCGACTTTTCCATCCTTCTGCGTAGCTCCTGTGTTTACCTTCGAACACCCTCTCACGTTTACACAGAGATTGGTTAGCGCTGTCGGCGAAGTGGCAGCGTCGGCCATTTTCAGATACGGGATTGGATATGT AAGTGACTGGAAATGCAGAAAGAGTGGTCTCTGCCCGGATGACATGCCAGCTGTCAACGAGATGCGCCTTAATTCTAGCTTAGTTATCCTAAATAG tgTAAAAAACCTGGAGACGCCCGTCCGGCCTTACGTACCCGGAGTCATACACGCGGGCGGGATTCATTGTAGGGAGGCTAGACCTTTGCCTGAGGTAAG GTACCGCAGAGTGTTAGTAAACGTCTTCGGTTCCCTTCGTCAGCGCGTATTGTGGAAATGGGACGTTGATAGCATGGTTGATCTGCCGCCCAACGTCAGGCTGGGAAAGTGGTTGCCGCAACAAGACATTCTTA GTCACCCCAAGTTACGTCTCTTCATCACTCACGGCGGTCTGCTAAGTACCCTCGAATCGACATACCACGGTACGCCTGTCCTTGGGATACCTGTGTTCGGGGACCAAGTTGGTAACATGATGGAGGTGCAGAGACAGGGATGGGGGAGGACCCTGCGTTGGGGGGAGTTTGACGAAGAGCTTTTGAGGGAGACCATCTACAGCATCATGGATAACCCAAA GTACCAGTTATACAACGTTGATGTATGGGCAACGGTAACAGTGTTATTCTGTGTACTAATATACGCTATCGTCCGGACCTTTTGCTTCTGTatacgaagaataagaaaattgaagagagattga